A portion of the Novosphingobium sp. KA1 genome contains these proteins:
- the ligA gene encoding NAD-dependent DNA ligase LigA translates to MTDTPDLFARPALPGEAEAANELMRLARQINRANRLYHAEDAPEIADAEYDALVRRNAELEAAYPHLVRPDSPANKVGHDVAASPLGKVRHEVRMMSLDNAFSDEEVEDFVGRVRRFLSLSADEPVLVTAEDKIDGLSCSLRYENGRLVRAATRGDGQVGEDVTPNVAHIADIVQELVGDDIPDVFEVRGEVYMEKAAFHALNETLMAEARALAEEKGEPFDESKVRQFANPRNAAAGSLRQKDAAVTAKRPLRFWAHGWGAASHVPGASQHEVIRRIESWGLPVSPQFRLCHSVEDMLAAYRAIRDGRPDLPFEIDGVVYKIDRLDWQQRLGFVAKAPRWGLAHKFPAERAETTLESIDIQVGRTGKLTPVGRLKPVLVGGVTVTNVTLHNRDEIGRLGVRPGDTVVLQRAGDVIPQIVDNLTREVERPAFPFPDHCPECGSEAVAEEAEVDVRCTGGLICPAQRTERLKHFVSRGALDIEGLGEKTIDEFFAKGWLESPADIFRLRKRREEILALDGWKDKSVDNLLAAVEAKRRPDAARLLFGLGIRHVGAVTARDLMKRFEALPALRAIAEQAHAKQGEEAAQAGSDAYSELVSIDGIGPAVVEALGDFFHEEHNRAVWDDLLSEVSPPPYVVETVESEVAGKTVVFSGKLETMSRDEAKAQAERLGAKAAGSISAKTDILVAGPGAGSKLKKAADLGIRVIDEAEWARIVEAAG, encoded by the coding sequence ATGACTGACACTCCCGATCTGTTTGCCCGGCCTGCGCTTCCGGGCGAGGCCGAAGCCGCCAACGAACTCATGCGTCTGGCGCGTCAGATCAACCGCGCCAACCGGCTCTATCATGCCGAGGACGCGCCCGAGATCGCGGATGCCGAATACGACGCGCTGGTGCGCCGCAATGCCGAGCTGGAAGCGGCCTACCCGCATCTGGTCCGGCCCGATTCGCCCGCGAACAAGGTCGGCCACGACGTGGCCGCCTCGCCGCTCGGCAAGGTGCGGCACGAGGTGCGCATGATGAGCCTCGACAATGCCTTCAGCGACGAGGAAGTGGAGGACTTCGTGGGCCGCGTGCGCCGGTTCCTCTCGCTCTCGGCAGACGAGCCGGTGCTGGTCACGGCGGAGGACAAGATCGACGGCCTCTCCTGCTCGCTGCGCTACGAGAACGGCAGGCTGGTGCGCGCCGCCACGCGCGGCGACGGGCAGGTGGGCGAGGACGTGACGCCCAACGTCGCCCACATCGCCGACATCGTGCAGGAACTGGTCGGCGACGACATTCCGGACGTGTTCGAGGTGCGCGGCGAAGTCTACATGGAAAAGGCCGCCTTCCACGCGCTCAACGAGACGCTGATGGCCGAGGCACGCGCCTTGGCCGAGGAAAAGGGCGAGCCGTTCGACGAGAGCAAGGTCCGCCAGTTCGCCAATCCGCGTAATGCTGCCGCCGGATCGCTGCGCCAGAAGGATGCCGCGGTGACCGCGAAGCGCCCCTTGCGCTTCTGGGCGCACGGCTGGGGCGCGGCCAGCCACGTGCCGGGGGCGAGCCAGCATGAGGTGATCCGCCGGATCGAAAGCTGGGGCCTGCCGGTCTCGCCGCAGTTCCGGCTCTGCCATTCGGTCGAGGACATGCTCGCCGCCTACCGCGCGATCCGCGACGGGCGGCCCGATCTGCCGTTCGAGATCGACGGCGTGGTCTACAAGATCGACCGCCTCGACTGGCAGCAGCGCCTCGGCTTTGTCGCCAAGGCGCCGCGCTGGGGCCTGGCGCACAAGTTCCCGGCGGAACGGGCGGAAACCACGCTGGAATCGATCGATATCCAGGTCGGTCGCACCGGCAAGCTGACGCCGGTGGGGCGGTTGAAGCCGGTGCTGGTGGGCGGCGTCACCGTTACCAACGTCACGCTCCACAACCGCGACGAGATCGGGCGCCTCGGCGTGCGCCCCGGCGATACCGTGGTGCTCCAGCGCGCGGGCGACGTGATCCCGCAGATCGTCGACAACCTCACCCGCGAGGTGGAGCGGCCGGCTTTCCCGTTCCCCGATCACTGTCCCGAGTGCGGCTCGGAAGCCGTGGCGGAGGAAGCCGAGGTCGACGTGCGCTGCACCGGCGGGCTGATCTGCCCGGCGCAGCGGACCGAGCGGCTCAAGCACTTCGTCAGCCGCGGCGCGCTCGACATCGAGGGGCTGGGCGAAAAGACCATCGACGAGTTCTTCGCGAAGGGCTGGCTCGAAAGCCCGGCGGACATCTTCCGTCTCCGCAAGCGGCGCGAGGAGATCCTCGCGCTGGACGGGTGGAAGGACAAGTCTGTGGATAATCTGTTGGCGGCGGTGGAAGCCAAGCGCCGTCCCGATGCCGCGCGGCTGCTGTTCGGGCTCGGCATCCGCCACGTCGGCGCGGTGACGGCGCGCGACCTGATGAAGCGGTTCGAGGCGCTGCCGGCGCTGCGCGCGATTGCCGAGCAGGCGCACGCAAAACAGGGCGAGGAAGCCGCGCAGGCGGGTAGCGATGCCTATTCCGAGCTGGTCTCGATCGACGGCATCGGCCCGGCGGTGGTCGAGGCGCTGGGTGATTTCTTCCACGAAGAGCACAACCGCGCGGTCTGGGACGATCTGCTCTCCGAAGTATCGCCGCCGCCTTACGTGGTGGAAACGGTCGAGAGCGAAGTCGCGGGCAAGACCGTGGTCTTTAGCGGCAAGCTGGAGACGATGAGCCGCGACGAGGCCAAGGCGCAGGCCGAACGGCTGGGCGCCAAGGCGGCGGGCTCGATCTCGGCCAAGACCGACATTCTGGTCGCCGGGCCGGGCGCGGGCTCGAAGCTGAAGAAGGCCGCCGACCTTGGCATCAGGGTCATCGATGAAGCGGAATGGGCCCGGATCGTCGAAGCCGCCGGCTGA
- a CDS encoding TonB-dependent receptor, producing MRRQILSRGRPPGRLAALGAALATFACACPALAQEQESQQQEAQDDRPAPSPEAEKAAEDPTKIATKLGVAYADELSMSGSMAIGPKLKFNARIARSGQWSLGASYLLPVAIVTFTAGRSELDTGVKQTRYSLGGFVPLSQLGLKTGKWLVFVPFGYTYTNSRQGAVTDLDQQDGIPMTMSSSSGYLGLFTIRPLTPRLTLMAGANYTRGTHDYSGVAAGGGLSYHLTKQDTVALRGSYVNNSFGTRKRIGISYQHEF from the coding sequence ATGCGAAGGCAGATATTATCCCGAGGCCGGCCACCGGGGCGTCTCGCCGCGCTGGGTGCAGCCCTCGCCACCTTTGCCTGCGCGTGCCCGGCACTCGCCCAGGAGCAGGAATCGCAACAGCAGGAAGCGCAGGACGACCGGCCCGCCCCTTCGCCGGAGGCCGAGAAGGCCGCCGAGGATCCCACCAAGATCGCCACCAAGCTGGGTGTCGCCTATGCGGACGAGCTTTCCATGTCCGGCTCGATGGCGATCGGCCCCAAGCTGAAATTCAATGCAAGGATCGCCAGGTCGGGCCAATGGTCGCTCGGCGCATCCTATCTCCTGCCGGTTGCCATCGTCACCTTCACGGCCGGCAGGAGCGAGCTCGACACCGGGGTCAAGCAGACCCGCTATTCGCTCGGCGGCTTCGTCCCGCTCAGCCAGCTCGGCCTGAAAACCGGCAAGTGGCTGGTGTTTGTCCCGTTCGGCTATACTTACACCAATAGCCGGCAAGGCGCGGTGACCGACCTCGACCAGCAGGACGGCATTCCCATGACGATGAGCAGCAGCAGCGGTTATCTCGGGCTGTTCACGATCCGGCCGCTGACCCCGCGCCTGACCCTGATGGCCGGCGCCAACTATACCCGCGGCACGCACGACTATTCGGGCGTCGCGGCAGGCGGCGGCCTGTCCTACCACCTGACCAAACAGGACACGGTGGCACTGCGCGGCAGCTACGTGAACAACAGCTTCGGCACCAGGAAACGCATCGGCATTTCCTATCAGCACGAATTCTAG
- a CDS encoding glycine zipper 2TM domain-containing protein produces the protein MRKALIAATLATLTVSTGLLTEAAEAHGRGRGRGPEYHHTDNGIRYWRGNDGRYRCRKSNGTTGLLVGGVAGALVGRAIDTRGDRATGTILGAGAGALLGREVDRNNSRPRCR, from the coding sequence ATGCGTAAAGCACTGATCGCAGCCACTCTCGCCACCCTCACGGTTTCCACCGGCCTGCTGACCGAAGCCGCCGAAGCCCATGGACGCGGTCGTGGTCGTGGCCCGGAATATCACCACACCGACAACGGTATCCGCTACTGGCGCGGCAATGACGGCCGTTACCGCTGCCGCAAGTCGAACGGCACCACCGGCCTGCTGGTCGGCGGCGTGGCCGGCGCACTGGTTGGCCGCGCCATCGACACCCGCGGCGACCGCGCCACCGGCACGATCCTGGGCGCCGGCGCCGGCGCCCTGCTCGGCCGCGAGGTCGACCGCAACAACAGCCGCCCGCGCTGCCGCTGA
- a CDS encoding SDR family oxidoreductase: MSERPTMLVTGGAKRIGAAIARAYGAAGWHVVIHYGRSRAQAEDLAAELPSAEIVSCELDDWGAPLAMVAKLAERLADWRVLVNCAGMFDLDTAQKLDPATYEKAMRVNAATPVRLAQAFLAQSRSPHGRRVIHVTDQKLLNPNPDFFSYTMSKHALAATVPMLSMAREREEDRIYALAPGAILASHDQSEAETEISHRMNLLHRKTTPEDVAEAALFLGSGWLASGETLFVDSGQHLLAQPRDVLFLARQ; this comes from the coding sequence ATGAGCGAACGGCCAACCATGCTCGTCACCGGCGGGGCCAAGCGGATCGGCGCGGCGATCGCCCGTGCCTATGGCGCTGCGGGCTGGCACGTGGTGATCCACTATGGCCGCTCGCGCGCGCAGGCCGAGGACCTCGCCGCCGAACTGCCCAGCGCCGAGATCGTCAGCTGCGAGCTGGATGACTGGGGCGCGCCCCTGGCCATGGTCGCGAAGCTGGCTGAGCGACTGGCGGACTGGCGCGTGCTGGTGAACTGCGCCGGGATGTTCGACCTCGACACCGCGCAAAAACTCGATCCCGCGACGTACGAAAAGGCGATGCGAGTGAATGCCGCCACCCCGGTACGGCTGGCGCAGGCCTTCCTCGCCCAGTCACGCAGCCCGCATGGCCGCCGGGTGATCCACGTCACCGACCAGAAGCTGCTCAATCCCAATCCGGACTTCTTCTCCTACACGATGAGCAAGCACGCCCTTGCCGCGACGGTGCCGATGCTCTCGATGGCGCGGGAGCGCGAGGAAGACCGGATCTACGCCCTTGCGCCGGGCGCCATCCTCGCCAGCCACGACCAGAGCGAGGCCGAAACCGAAATTTCGCACCGCATGAACCTGCTCCACCGCAAGACCACTCCGGAAGATGTCGCCGAAGCCGCGCTGTTCCTGGGCAGCGGCTGGCTGGCGAGCGGGGAGACGCTATTTGTAGATTCAGGCCAGCACCTCCTCGCGCAGCCGCGCGACGTCCTGTTTCTCGCCCGGCAGTAG
- a CDS encoding class I SAM-dependent methyltransferase, giving the protein MGILDRFLERGVRQGTLELTRPDGSVKRVGTATPGFPDVRIRFTDSKAERQILTDPRLGAAEAYMDGKLVVEGDDIMGLVELLRANAKWDKGGELHEQSALKKVTGKLVTLVDGINKAASAKKNIAHHYDIGNELYKLFLDIEHMQYSCAYWPDPEGMTLEQAQTAKLAHIAAKLALEPGQRVLDIGCGWGGMAIYLARHADVSVLGITLSEEQLELARERAEQAGVADKCTFQLVDYRDLAARGEKFDRIVSVGMFEHVGQAQFAQFFKACGQLLPDDGVMLLHTIGRMGGPGSTDAFTRKYIFPGGYIPALSETVAASEKFRLIATDVENLRLHYAFTLREWYKRCVANKAAIIAMMDERFYRMWIFYLAGATAAFESGSMCNYQIQYARTRKTLPFTRDYMAAAEGALLGA; this is encoded by the coding sequence ATGGGAATTCTCGATCGCTTCCTCGAACGCGGCGTCCGACAGGGCACGCTTGAACTCACCCGCCCCGACGGCAGCGTAAAGCGTGTCGGCACGGCAACCCCCGGCTTCCCGGATGTGCGCATCCGCTTCACCGACAGCAAGGCCGAGCGCCAGATCCTCACCGACCCCCGCCTCGGCGCGGCGGAAGCCTACATGGACGGCAAGCTTGTCGTCGAAGGCGACGACATCATGGGGCTTGTCGAACTGCTGCGCGCCAATGCCAAGTGGGACAAGGGCGGCGAACTGCACGAACAGTCGGCGCTGAAAAAAGTCACCGGCAAGCTCGTCACGCTGGTCGACGGCATCAACAAGGCCGCCAGCGCCAAGAAGAACATCGCCCACCACTACGACATCGGCAACGAGCTTTATAAGCTGTTCCTCGATATCGAGCACATGCAATATTCCTGCGCCTACTGGCCCGATCCCGAAGGCATGACGCTGGAGCAAGCGCAGACCGCCAAGCTCGCGCATATCGCCGCCAAGCTGGCGCTAGAGCCCGGCCAGCGCGTGCTGGATATCGGCTGCGGCTGGGGGGGCATGGCGATCTACCTCGCCAGGCACGCGGATGTCTCGGTGCTGGGCATCACGCTCAGCGAGGAACAGCTCGAACTTGCCCGCGAACGCGCCGAGCAGGCGGGCGTGGCGGACAAGTGCACGTTCCAGCTCGTCGATTACCGCGACCTTGCAGCGCGCGGAGAGAAGTTCGACCGCATCGTTTCGGTCGGCATGTTCGAGCACGTGGGGCAGGCGCAGTTCGCGCAGTTCTTCAAGGCCTGCGGTCAGCTTCTGCCCGATGACGGCGTGATGCTGCTTCACACCATCGGTCGCATGGGCGGGCCCGGCTCGACCGACGCCTTCACCCGCAAGTACATCTTCCCCGGCGGCTACATCCCGGCGCTCAGCGAGACGGTGGCAGCCAGCGAGAAGTTCCGCCTGATCGCCACCGACGTCGAGAACCTGCGCCTCCACTACGCCTTCACCTTGCGCGAATGGTACAAGCGCTGCGTTGCCAACAAGGCGGCGATCATCGCGATGATGGACGAGCGGTTCTACCGCATGTGGATCTTCTACCTCGCCGGCGCCACCGCCGCCTTCGAAAGCGGCAGCATGTGCAACTACCAGATCCAGTATGCCCGTACCCGCAAGACACTGCCGTTCACGCGCGACTACATGGCGGCGGCGGAAGGCGCGCTGCTCGGCGCATAG
- a CDS encoding argininosuccinate synthase, translating to MSDSIKKVVLAYSGGLDTSVILKWLQVTYNCEVVTFTADLGQGEELEPARAKAKLMGLPDENIYIDDLREEFVRDFVFPMMRANARYEGDYLLGTSIARPLISKRLIEIAHETGADAVAHGATGKGNDQVRFELSAYALDPSIKVIAPWREWDLTSRTSLIAWAEQHQIPVPKDKRGESPFSTDANLLHTSSEGKVLEDPWEETPDYVYSRTVNPEDAPDAPEYITIDFEKGDGVALNGVAMSPASLLTALNELGRKHGIGRLDLVENRFVGMKSRGMYETPGGEIYARAHRGIEQITLDRGAAHLKDELMPKYAELIYNGFWFAPEREMLQAAIDHSQQRVNGTVRLKLYKGNASVVGRKSADSLYSERHVTFEDDAGAYDQKDAAGFIKLNALRLRLLAQRDSK from the coding sequence ATGTCCGACAGCATCAAGAAGGTCGTCCTCGCCTACTCCGGCGGCCTCGACACCAGCGTCATCCTCAAGTGGCTTCAGGTCACCTACAACTGCGAAGTGGTGACCTTCACCGCCGACCTCGGCCAGGGTGAGGAACTCGAACCCGCCCGCGCCAAGGCCAAGCTGATGGGCCTGCCGGACGAGAACATCTACATCGACGACCTGCGCGAGGAATTCGTGCGCGACTTCGTCTTCCCGATGATGCGCGCCAACGCCCGCTATGAAGGCGACTATCTCCTCGGCACCTCGATCGCCCGCCCGCTGATCTCCAAGCGCCTGATCGAGATCGCCCACGAGACCGGCGCCGACGCGGTCGCCCACGGCGCCACCGGCAAGGGCAACGACCAGGTCCGCTTCGAACTCTCGGCCTACGCGCTCGATCCCAGCATCAAGGTCATCGCCCCCTGGCGCGAGTGGGACCTCACCAGCCGCACCTCGCTCATCGCCTGGGCCGAGCAGCACCAGATCCCCGTCCCCAAGGACAAGCGCGGCGAAAGCCCGTTCTCGACCGACGCCAACCTCCTCCACACCTCGTCCGAAGGCAAGGTCCTGGAAGATCCGTGGGAAGAGACCCCCGACTACGTCTACTCGCGCACCGTCAACCCGGAAGACGCGCCGGACGCGCCGGAATACATCACCATCGACTTCGAGAAGGGTGACGGCGTCGCGCTCAACGGCGTGGCGATGAGCCCCGCCTCGCTGCTCACCGCGCTCAACGAGCTTGGCCGCAAGCACGGCATCGGCCGCCTCGACCTCGTCGAGAACCGCTTCGTCGGCATGAAGTCGCGCGGCATGTATGAGACGCCGGGCGGCGAGATCTACGCCCGTGCCCACCGCGGCATCGAGCAGATCACGCTCGACCGCGGCGCCGCGCACCTCAAGGACGAGCTGATGCCGAAGTACGCGGAGCTCATCTACAACGGCTTCTGGTTCGCACCGGAGCGCGAGATGCTGCAGGCCGCCATCGATCACTCGCAGCAGCGGGTGAACGGCACCGTCCGCCTCAAGCTCTACAAGGGCAATGCCTCGGTCGTCGGCCGCAAGTCGGCGGACTCGCTCTACTCCGAACGCCACGTCACGTTCGAGGACGATGCCGGTGCCTACGACCAGAAGGACGCGGCCGGCTTCATCAAGCTGAACGCCCTGCGCCTGCGCCTGCTCGCCCAGCGCGACTCCAAGTAA
- a CDS encoding septal ring lytic transglycosylase RlpA family protein, whose amino-acid sequence MTGKQNQPPKALAKRIGFALATAALIAAPASSAIAEGRLVALPGAEPVAAIKAPTAMVALPVAPVATTPIPGTPLTDAIEPEEPQFETIGSGMASFYGRELAGNRTASGERFDPARLTAAHRTLPLGSQVRVTNPANGQSVIVTVNDRGPFHSNRLIDLSKAAADKIGISRAGSGKVELAVLEDD is encoded by the coding sequence ATGACGGGGAAGCAAAACCAACCGCCTAAGGCTCTCGCAAAGCGCATCGGCTTCGCTCTGGCGACCGCGGCGCTCATCGCAGCTCCTGCCTCTTCGGCCATCGCCGAAGGCCGGCTGGTCGCGCTGCCCGGCGCCGAGCCGGTTGCGGCCATCAAGGCGCCGACCGCCATGGTCGCCCTGCCCGTCGCACCGGTAGCGACCACGCCGATCCCCGGAACGCCGCTTACCGACGCCATCGAGCCCGAAGAGCCGCAGTTCGAGACCATCGGTTCGGGCATGGCCAGTTTCTACGGCCGCGAACTCGCCGGCAACCGCACCGCCAGCGGCGAGCGTTTCGACCCGGCCCGCCTCACCGCCGCGCATCGCACCCTGCCGCTCGGCTCGCAGGTCCGCGTCACCAATCCCGCCAACGGCCAGTCGGTGATCGTCACCGTCAACGACCGCGGCCCGTTCCACTCGAACCGCCTGATCGACCTCAGCAAGGCCGCCGCCGACAAGATCGGCATCTCGCGCGCCGGCTCCGGCAAAGTCGAACTCGCCGTCCTCGAAGACGACTGA
- a CDS encoding IS3 family transposase (programmed frameshift) codes for MARKHKPEEIIGKLREAEIVLAQGGTVADACRRIGVTEQSYYRWRKEYGGLKMDQARRMKDLERENARLRQAVSDLTLDKMILQEAAPGKLLSPARRRRCVDHIRGIMAVSERRVCRVLGQHRSTQRKAPRGADDEAALTEDIIALARQYGRYGYRRVTALLRDAGWHVNRKRVERIWRREGLKVPQKQPKRGRLWLHDGSCIRLRPEYPGHVWSYDFVEGRTHDGRKFRILSIIDEASRECLALPVARRLRSEDVLAALADLFVTRGPPAHIRSDNGPEFIANAVQEWLGRIGVKTLYITPGSPWENGYCESFNGSMRDELLNGEIFYTLAEAKILIEAWRRHYNTVRPHSSLGYRPPAPEAATPPWPPSGSASLHLRPAMAPEAILH; via the exons ATGGCTCGGAAGCACAAGCCGGAGGAGATCATCGGCAAGCTGCGTGAGGCGGAGATCGTGTTGGCGCAGGGCGGGACGGTGGCCGACGCCTGCCGGCGGATCGGCGTCACCGAACAGAGCTATTACCGCTGGCGCAAGGAGTACGGCGGGCTGAAGATGGATCAGGCACGGCGGATGAAGGATCTCGAGCGAGAGAACGCCCGGCTGCGGCAGGCGGTGTCGGATCTGACGCTCGATAAAATGATTCTGCAGGAGGCGGCGC CGGGGAAACTATTGAGCCCCGCCAGACGCCGCCGCTGTGTCGATCACATCCGAGGGATCATGGCTGTCTCCGAGCGGCGGGTGTGCCGTGTGCTCGGGCAACATCGATCGACGCAGCGCAAGGCGCCACGCGGGGCGGATGACGAAGCCGCACTGACGGAGGACATCATCGCTCTCGCCCGGCAATATGGTCGTTACGGCTATCGCCGGGTGACCGCCCTGCTGCGCGATGCGGGGTGGCATGTGAACCGTAAGCGGGTCGAGCGCATCTGGCGCCGCGAGGGGCTCAAGGTGCCGCAAAAGCAGCCGAAGCGCGGAAGGCTCTGGCTCCATGACGGATCGTGCATCCGGCTGCGGCCCGAATATCCGGGGCACGTGTGGTCCTACGACTTCGTCGAGGGCCGCACGCATGATGGTCGCAAGTTCCGCATCTTGTCGATCATCGACGAGGCCAGTCGGGAGTGCCTGGCCTTGCCGGTCGCGCGACGGCTCAGGAGCGAGGATGTGCTGGCGGCGCTGGCCGATCTGTTCGTCACGCGTGGGCCGCCTGCGCATATACGGTCGGACAATGGCCCCGAATTTATCGCCAATGCCGTGCAAGAATGGCTGGGCAGGATCGGTGTGAAGACGCTCTACATCACCCCCGGCAGCCCGTGGGAAAATGGCTACTGCGAGTCCTTCAACGGCTCGATGCGTGACGAGCTACTCAACGGTGAGATCTTCTACACCCTGGCCGAGGCTAAGATCCTGATCGAGGCTTGGCGGCGGCACTACAACACTGTCAGGCCGCACAGCTCGCTGGGCTACCGGCCGCCGGCCCCGGAAGCAGCGACGCCGCCATGGCCGCCCTCCGGTTCCGCTTCGCTCCACCTGCGGCCGGCCATGGCGCCGGAGGCAATCTTACACTAA